A window of Flavobacterium flavigenum contains these coding sequences:
- a CDS encoding CoA transferase subunit B, protein MGLTKEDIAKRIAKEVKDRYFVNLGIGIPTLVANYVRDDISVEFQSENGVLGMGPFPFAGEEDADIINAGKQTITTLPGASFFDSAFSFGMIRSQKVDLTILGAMEVSENGDIANWKIPGKMVKGMGGAMDLVASAENIIVAMMHVNKAGESKILKKCTLPLTGVGCVKKVVTELAVLEVTEKGFKLLERAPGVSVEHIIASTEADLIIEGEIPEMAI, encoded by the coding sequence ATGGGACTTACTAAAGAAGATATAGCAAAACGAATTGCAAAAGAAGTTAAAGACCGTTATTTTGTTAATCTTGGTATAGGGATTCCGACTTTGGTGGCGAATTACGTAAGAGATGATATTTCAGTGGAGTTTCAAAGTGAAAACGGAGTTTTGGGAATGGGGCCTTTTCCATTTGCAGGAGAAGAAGATGCTGATATTATTAATGCTGGGAAACAAACTATTACAACGCTTCCGGGTGCGAGTTTTTTTGACTCTGCTTTTAGTTTTGGCATGATCCGAAGCCAGAAAGTGGATTTGACGATTTTGGGCGCGATGGAAGTTTCAGAAAATGGTGATATCGCCAACTGGAAAATTCCGGGTAAAATGGTAAAAGGAATGGGAGGTGCTATGGATTTGGTGGCCTCCGCTGAAAATATCATTGTTGCGATGATGCACGTGAACAAAGCAGGAGAATCCAAAATCCTTAAAAAATGCACTCTGCCATTAACTGGCGTAGGATGCGTTAAAAAGGTCGTAACGGAACTTGCTGTTCTCGAAGTAACAGAAAAAGGTTTTAAGCTCTTAGAACGAGCGCCAGGTGTTTCTGTTGAACACATCATTGCTTCAACCGAAGCTGATTTGATTATTGAAGGAGAAATTCCTGAGATGGCAATTTAA
- a CDS encoding nucleoside recognition domain-containing protein, whose product MVLSRFWLTIFISSIVFIVVSLFTANTYTIDSVLNGKKDDPILVSEKYIEQLPAFIKDSIKTAPDHTMIVNRDTLNADTTYVYKNKTVKIYSGLQKSDGLLPTCKSTLLDLILPLIAYLAFFCGLMELLIVSGASGNLAKVLSPVFVKVFPSIPKNHPSISYMTLNFAANFLGLDSAATPFGLKAMESLQEINPEKDKASDAQIMFMCLHASGLTLIATSIIGYRAAANASNPADVMLPCIITSFIGTIAAFLIVGVKQKINFKSASLLIGLMTLIAAIIGLLMYVNHLDLIGKNYFTSNLSGLILIAIIAFTLIFSFIHEKKFKEAETTVFDTFVIGANNGVKTGVTIFPYVLGMLVAISLFRNSGLFEIISDAIGFIFSNMGVSKEITNALPVAMLRPFSSAGSRGFLIDSMNTFGADSLTARLSSIFQCSAESTFYVIAVYFGSVNIKNTRYALGTMLLVDLICVITAIFVATWFF is encoded by the coding sequence ATGGTATTAAGCAGATTTTGGTTGACGATTTTTATTTCTTCAATTGTCTTTATTGTGGTGAGTTTATTTACTGCGAATACTTATACGATTGATTCTGTTTTGAATGGAAAGAAAGATGATCCCATTTTGGTTTCTGAAAAATACATTGAACAACTTCCTGCTTTCATCAAAGACAGTATTAAAACTGCTCCGGACCATACCATGATTGTAAATCGTGATACGCTAAATGCCGACACGACTTATGTTTACAAAAACAAAACTGTAAAAATCTACAGCGGTCTTCAAAAATCAGATGGTTTATTACCAACCTGTAAAAGCACATTGCTTGACTTAATTCTTCCATTGATTGCTTATCTGGCTTTCTTCTGCGGATTAATGGAACTCCTAATCGTTTCAGGAGCTTCAGGAAATTTAGCTAAGGTGCTGAGTCCGGTATTTGTAAAAGTATTTCCGAGTATTCCTAAAAATCACCCTTCGATATCGTATATGACCTTAAACTTTGCTGCAAATTTCTTAGGACTAGATTCCGCAGCAACACCATTCGGCCTCAAGGCCATGGAAAGTTTACAGGAAATAAACCCCGAAAAAGATAAAGCGAGTGATGCACAAATTATGTTTATGTGCCTTCACGCTTCGGGTTTAACTTTGATTGCGACTTCGATAATTGGGTATCGTGCTGCAGCCAACGCCAGCAATCCTGCTGATGTAATGCTGCCTTGTATTATTACATCATTTATCGGAACAATCGCTGCTTTCCTTATTGTAGGTGTGAAACAAAAAATCAATTTTAAAAGTGCTTCGCTGCTTATTGGCTTGATGACTTTAATTGCGGCTATTATTGGATTATTGATGTATGTGAACCATTTGGATTTAATCGGGAAAAACTATTTCACTTCTAACCTTTCTGGATTAATATTAATTGCAATAATCGCTTTCACTCTGATCTTTTCATTTATCCATGAAAAAAAATTCAAAGAAGCCGAAACGACTGTTTTTGACACTTTTGTAATAGGAGCTAATAACGGCGTTAAAACCGGAGTTACGATCTTTCCTTACGTTTTAGGGATGTTAGTTGCCATTTCGTTATTCAGAAATAGCGGTTTGTTCGAAATTATCAGTGATGCCATTGGATTTATCTTTTCGAATATGGGCGTGAGCAAAGAAATCACGAATGCCTTGCCTGTAGCCATGTTGCGCCCTTTCAGCTCTGCAGGATCACGTGGATTTTTAATTGATTCGATGAATACTTTTGGCGCCGATTCTTTAACTGCCAGATTGAGCAGTATTTTCCAGTGCAGTGCCGAAAGTACGTTTTATGTAATCGCGGTTTACTTTGGATCGGTAAATATCAAAAATACACGCTATGCTCTTGGTACAATGCTTTTGGTGGATTTGATTTGTGTCATTACGGCAATTTTTGTGGCAACTTGGTTTTTTTAA
- a CDS encoding helix-turn-helix domain-containing protein yields the protein MNRKVKFNYAFKLECVELVLKKHYSNVYVSRLKGLDESNIRKWVAFYKAYGKDGLLPRRNHNYTVDFKLKVLKAIKKESLSLRETSVKFNIADAAILLKWQKDFANFGVEALQPKPKGRPKSMSNFKRKKRKSDKPLSREEELLLEIEALRCENDLLKKLQALIQAEEAAKKRKP from the coding sequence ATGAACAGAAAAGTAAAATTCAATTATGCATTTAAGTTAGAATGTGTAGAATTAGTTTTAAAGAAACATTATTCGAACGTGTATGTTTCAAGATTGAAGGGTTTGGACGAGTCCAATATCCGTAAATGGGTAGCTTTTTATAAAGCATACGGCAAAGACGGCTTATTACCTAGAAGGAATCATAATTATACGGTTGATTTTAAGTTAAAGGTTCTAAAAGCCATTAAAAAAGAATCACTTTCCTTACGCGAGACCTCGGTGAAGTTTAATATTGCCGATGCAGCTATTCTGTTAAAATGGCAAAAAGATTTTGCTAACTTTGGAGTTGAAGCATTACAACCAAAACCCAAAGGCAGGCCCAAATCTATGAGCAATTTCAAACGTAAAAAACGCAAATCAGACAAGCCATTATCCAGGGAAGAAGAACTTCTCTTGGAAATTGAAGCCCTGCGCTGTGAGAACGATTTGCTAAAAAAGCTACAAGCCTTAATTCAAGCCGAAGAAGCAGCCAAAAAGCGCAAGCCATAA
- a CDS encoding penicillin-binding protein 1A has protein sequence MAAKKNNQTNSTKDIKYYQKKFWRIFAYGLLGVLAFFLFASWGLFGSMPSFEDLENPDSNLATEIISSDGVVIGKYFKTNRSQLKYSDLPKNLVDALVATEDARFYEHSGIDGRGTLRAAFSLGTNGGASTLTQQLAKQLFHRGGSTFLPFRIVQKIKEWIIAIRLERQYTKNEILAMYCNVYDFGNYAVGVSSAAQTYFSKDPKDLTIDESAILVGMFNNSSLYNPLRNPEGVKNRRDVVLGQMVKAKMITEAQKEKYKALPIALKFKLESHREGMATYFREYLRDYMKKWMADNKKPDGSDYDIYKDGLKIYTTIDSRMQAHAEEAVAEHMKNLQQQFFIEMKTNKNAPFVNITKAETDRIMMQAMKNSVRWAQMKEMDKSEDDIIASFKVKTKMRVFTWKGERDTTMTPLDSIRYYKHFLQSGLMAMEPQTGAIKAWVGGINYKYFQYDHVGQGARQVGSTFKPFVYATAIEQLNMSPCDSILDGPFMIRKGRHHVTEDWEPRNSDYRYRGMVTLKQALAASINTVSAKLIDRTSPEAVVELTRKLGVKTEIPVQPSIALGAVDITVEDMVAAYSTFANQGVYVKPQFLSRIENKSGEVIYEPIPESHDVLNKDIAFAVIKLLQGVTETGSGARLRTQGGGNGDNRWTGYPYMFTNPIAGKTGTTQNQSDGWFMGMVPNLVTGVWVGCEDRSARFKSLTYGQGATAALPVWAYFMKKCYADPALQVSKAEFERPANLSIKVDCYTRPAAVVKDSTQTEQNTDEFEL, from the coding sequence ATGGCTGCTAAAAAAAACAATCAAACAAACAGTACAAAGGATATTAAATACTATCAAAAAAAATTCTGGAGAATCTTTGCTTATGGATTATTAGGTGTTCTGGCCTTTTTTCTATTTGCGTCATGGGGGCTTTTTGGTTCGATGCCTTCTTTTGAAGATTTAGAAAACCCGGATTCTAATCTTGCTACTGAAATCATTTCTTCTGACGGAGTGGTAATTGGAAAGTATTTTAAAACCAACAGATCACAGCTTAAATATTCAGACTTACCAAAAAATCTGGTAGATGCATTGGTGGCTACGGAAGATGCCCGTTTTTATGAACATTCAGGTATTGATGGTCGTGGAACTTTGCGTGCTGCTTTTTCTCTTGGAACTAATGGTGGGGCAAGTACTTTAACGCAGCAATTAGCCAAACAATTATTTCATCGTGGTGGGTCTACCTTTTTGCCCTTTAGAATAGTGCAAAAAATAAAAGAATGGATTATTGCCATTCGTCTGGAAAGACAATATACCAAAAATGAAATTTTGGCGATGTACTGTAATGTATATGATTTTGGAAACTATGCAGTTGGGGTAAGTTCAGCGGCTCAAACCTATTTTTCTAAAGATCCTAAGGACTTAACTATAGACGAATCAGCAATTTTAGTTGGAATGTTTAATAATTCATCTCTTTACAATCCGTTGCGAAATCCTGAAGGAGTTAAAAACCGTCGTGATGTGGTATTGGGTCAAATGGTGAAAGCCAAGATGATTACGGAGGCTCAAAAAGAAAAATATAAGGCATTACCAATAGCTTTGAAATTTAAATTAGAAAGCCACCGTGAGGGTATGGCAACTTATTTCAGGGAGTATCTTCGTGATTATATGAAAAAGTGGATGGCAGACAACAAAAAACCGGATGGATCTGATTATGATATTTATAAAGATGGTTTAAAAATCTACACCACTATCGATTCAAGAATGCAGGCCCATGCCGAAGAGGCGGTTGCAGAACACATGAAAAATTTGCAACAGCAGTTTTTTATTGAAATGAAAACCAATAAAAATGCTCCTTTCGTAAATATTACAAAAGCTGAAACTGACAGAATCATGATGCAGGCTATGAAGAATTCTGTTCGTTGGGCTCAAATGAAGGAAATGGATAAGAGTGAAGATGATATTATTGCATCTTTCAAGGTAAAAACAAAAATGAGAGTCTTTACCTGGAAAGGAGAGCGCGATACTACCATGACACCATTGGATTCTATTCGTTATTACAAACACTTTTTGCAGTCGGGCTTAATGGCGATGGAACCGCAAACAGGTGCAATTAAAGCATGGGTTGGAGGAATAAATTATAAATATTTCCAATATGATCACGTAGGGCAGGGAGCAAGACAGGTAGGATCTACTTTCAAACCTTTTGTTTATGCGACAGCTATTGAGCAATTGAATATGTCCCCTTGTGATTCCATTTTAGACGGACCGTTTATGATTCGTAAAGGGCGTCATCATGTAACAGAAGACTGGGAGCCAAGAAACTCTGATTACAGATATCGCGGAATGGTTACTTTAAAACAAGCTTTAGCAGCTTCAATCAATACCGTTTCTGCAAAATTAATTGACAGAACAAGTCCGGAAGCTGTTGTAGAACTTACACGAAAATTAGGTGTTAAAACTGAAATTCCGGTTCAGCCTTCCATCGCATTAGGAGCTGTTGATATTACTGTTGAAGACATGGTTGCCGCATACAGTACATTCGCAAATCAGGGTGTGTATGTAAAACCTCAGTTTTTAAGCCGTATTGAGAATAAAAGCGGGGAGGTTATTTATGAACCAATTCCAGAATCGCATGACGTTTTAAATAAAGATATAGCGTTTGCTGTAATTAAGTTGCTTCAGGGAGTTACAGAAACAGGTTCGGGTGCACGTTTGCGTACGCAGGGCGGAGGTAACGGAGACAATCGCTGGACAGGTTATCCATATATGTTTACAAATCCTATTGCGGGTAAAACCGGTACAACACAAAACCAGTCTGATGGATGGTTTATGGGAATGGTTCCAAATCTGGTTACCGGAGTGTGGGTAGGCTGTGAGGACCGTTCAGCCCGTTTCAAAAGTTTAACGTATGGTCAGGGAGCTACAGCTGCATTGCCGGTTTGGGCTTACTTTATGAAAAAATGTTACGCTGATCCGGCACTTCAGGTTTCAAAAGCAGAATTTGAACGTCCGGCGAATCTTTCCATCAAAGTAGATTGCTATACCAGACCTGCTGCTGTGGTAAAAGATTCCACTCAGACAGAACAAAATACAGATGAGTTCGAACTATAG
- a CDS encoding Crp/Fnr family transcriptional regulator, translated as MNQLLTIFNSVLPISEEEQNFMKQHLFIETLKKGEKYCEQDKVCRKIGFVLEGVLRVVKTDSDGNEFIPYFTSEGHFAVAMESFTDKVPSDESVEALTNCSVATITSEAFGLFEKEVTNFSKIVHQLKEKAFIEKFKMKSEMLVDDAETKYAKLLIRQPSIIQRVPQKQIALFLGITPHTLSRLRAKV; from the coding sequence ATGAATCAATTACTTACTATATTTAATTCTGTCCTCCCTATTTCAGAAGAAGAACAAAACTTCATGAAACAGCACTTGTTTATTGAAACATTGAAAAAAGGAGAAAAATACTGTGAACAGGACAAAGTCTGTAGAAAAATTGGTTTTGTTCTCGAAGGTGTTTTAAGAGTCGTTAAAACAGATTCAGACGGAAATGAATTCATCCCCTACTTTACAAGCGAAGGTCATTTTGCAGTAGCAATGGAAAGTTTTACCGATAAAGTTCCTTCTGATGAATCGGTTGAAGCCTTAACAAACTGCTCTGTGGCGACTATAACCAGTGAGGCTTTTGGCTTATTTGAAAAAGAAGTCACTAATTTCTCAAAAATAGTGCATCAGCTAAAAGAGAAAGCATTTATCGAAAAATTCAAAATGAAAAGTGAAATGCTGGTCGATGATGCCGAAACCAAATACGCCAAACTCCTAATCAGACAACCTTCCATCATTCAGCGTGTTCCTCAAAAACAGATTGCATTATTTCTGGGCATAACGCCACATACGTTAAGCAGACTAAGGGCAAAAGTTTGA
- a CDS encoding IS3 family transposase gives MSRKGNCLDNAIIENFFGILKSELFYLKKYSSISQLKQDIENYIIYYNRERIKSNLNKMSPIQYRAHHYQN, from the coding sequence ATGTCCAGAAAAGGGAATTGTCTGGATAATGCGATTATAGAAAACTTCTTCGGGATATTAAAATCCGAATTGTTTTACCTTAAAAAGTACAGTTCTATAAGTCAATTAAAACAAGATATCGAAAATTATATTATCTATTACAATAGAGAAAGAATCAAGTCAAATTTAAACAAAATGAGCCCGATACAATATCGAGCTCATCATTATCAAAATTAA
- a CDS encoding IS3 family transposase yields the protein MELRHLYDLDLLLNRTNMARSSFYYYEKQNKSVDKYQIIKEFIKSIYHKHKGRYGYRRITDELNNKGITINHKTVFRLMKLLGLKSIIRIKKYKSYKGEQGKIAPNILERNFKSEAPNKKWATDITEFNVSGKKLYLSPIIDLFNQEIISYELAERPVFSQVVVMLKKAFKKIPNNTNLTLHSDQGWQYQMKQYQHLLKKKESYRVCPEKGIVWIMRL from the coding sequence ATGGAATTAAGGCATTTATATGATTTAGATTTACTTTTGAATCGTACTAATATGGCACGTAGCAGTTTTTACTACTATGAAAAACAAAACAAATCTGTGGATAAGTATCAAATCATAAAAGAATTTATAAAATCCATTTATCACAAGCACAAAGGTCGTTATGGCTATAGAAGAATTACCGACGAATTGAACAATAAAGGGATAACTATCAATCATAAAACAGTTTTCAGATTGATGAAGCTATTAGGGCTAAAAAGCATTATTAGAATAAAGAAATATAAATCATATAAAGGGGAACAGGGCAAAATCGCACCTAATATTTTGGAACGCAATTTTAAATCAGAAGCTCCAAATAAAAAATGGGCAACCGACATAACCGAGTTTAATGTATCAGGAAAAAAACTATATTTATCGCCTATTATAGACTTATTCAACCAAGAAATTATCAGTTATGAGCTAGCGGAACGACCCGTATTTAGTCAAGTGGTCGTGATGTTAAAAAAAGCATTTAAGAAAATACCAAACAATACTAATTTGACCTTACATTCTGATCAAGGCTGGCAATACCAAATGAAACAATACCAGCATTTATTGAAAAAAAAGGAATCGTACAGAGTATGTCCAGAAAAGGGAATTGTCTGGATAATGCGATTATAG
- a CDS encoding gliding motility lipoprotein GldH yields MRIKNSGILFLAAILLFSCDKKRVFDEYKSVGSAWHKDSIVTFDLPVLDSTKRYDLFVNVRDNNNYPFSNLFLIVAIEMPNGFTKVDTLEYQMANPDGTLLGNGFSDIKESKLYLRENVKFRGKYKVHIKQAVRQSGKIPGVQELEGITDVGFRIEQKDQK; encoded by the coding sequence ATGAGAATAAAAAATAGCGGAATTCTTTTTTTGGCAGCTATACTTCTTTTTTCATGTGATAAAAAAAGAGTATTTGATGAGTACAAATCCGTTGGAAGTGCCTGGCACAAAGACAGTATTGTAACCTTCGATCTGCCGGTTTTAGACTCCACAAAACGATACGATTTATTTGTAAATGTGCGCGACAATAATAATTATCCTTTCAGTAATTTGTTTTTAATTGTAGCTATCGAAATGCCAAACGGATTTACGAAAGTCGATACATTAGAATATCAAATGGCAAATCCTGACGGAACGCTTTTAGGAAATGGTTTTTCGGATATTAAAGAAAGCAAACTTTATTTAAGAGAAAATGTTAAGTTTAGGGGCAAATACAAGGTACACATCAAACAAGCTGTAAGACAATCAGGAAAAATTCCGGGGGTTCAGGAATTAGAAGGTATTACAGATGTAGGTTTTAGAATAGAACAAAAAGATCAGAAATAG
- a CDS encoding CoA transferase subunit A produces MITKKVNNVQEAITGIQSGMTIMFGGFGLCGIPENTIAALIKTQISDLTCISNNAGVDDFGLGLLLQKKQIKKMISSYVGENAEFERQMLSGELEVELTPQGTLAEKCRAAQAGIPAFFTPAGYGTEVAEGKEIREFNGKMHIMEEAFKADFAIVKAWKGDEAGNLVFKGTARNFNACMAGAARITIAEVEELVPVGTLDPNQIHIPGIMVQRIFQGEKFEKRIEQRTVRQKN; encoded by the coding sequence ATGATTACAAAAAAAGTAAACAATGTCCAGGAAGCTATAACAGGTATCCAATCCGGAATGACCATTATGTTTGGCGGATTTGGTCTTTGCGGAATTCCCGAAAATACCATTGCAGCCTTAATTAAAACCCAGATTTCAGATTTAACTTGTATTTCCAATAATGCAGGTGTTGACGATTTTGGTTTAGGATTGCTTCTTCAGAAGAAACAAATCAAAAAGATGATTTCCTCTTATGTAGGCGAAAATGCAGAGTTCGAGCGTCAGATGTTATCGGGCGAATTGGAGGTTGAACTCACACCACAGGGAACTTTGGCAGAAAAGTGCCGTGCAGCCCAGGCCGGAATTCCTGCTTTCTTTACTCCCGCAGGTTACGGAACCGAAGTCGCTGAAGGAAAAGAAATACGTGAGTTCAACGGAAAAATGCATATTATGGAAGAAGCTTTTAAAGCCGATTTTGCCATTGTAAAAGCATGGAAAGGGGATGAGGCTGGAAATCTGGTTTTCAAAGGAACAGCCAGAAACTTCAATGCCTGCATGGCAGGTGCTGCAAGAATTACGATTGCTGAGGTCGAAGAATTGGTTCCGGTTGGTACTTTAGATCCGAATCAAATTCATATACCGGGCATAATGGTACAGCGTATTTTTCAGGGAGAAAAATTTGAGAAGAGAATTGAACAGCGCACCGTAAGACAGAAGAATTAG
- a CDS encoding SDR family NAD(P)-dependent oxidoreductase, which yields MSKVKNKVTVVTGASKGIGAEIALEMAKEGAKVVVNYLSDKNAAEALSTAIIENGGTSITIRADVTKSKDVQRLFEETHRNFGKVDTLINNAGIYKFEPLEMVTEEEFRRQFDSNVLGTILPIQEALKYFNENGGSIVNISSVASIKATPFTVLYSATKSAVDSITRTLSKELSGKKIRVNSILPGPTETDGNRVLGTEMESYIVANTPLGRIGQPKDISKLSVFLASDDASWITGQKISVSGGFD from the coding sequence ATGAGCAAAGTAAAAAATAAGGTAACTGTTGTTACCGGAGCATCAAAAGGAATTGGTGCCGAAATTGCATTGGAAATGGCAAAGGAAGGCGCAAAAGTTGTTGTAAATTATTTATCTGATAAAAATGCTGCTGAAGCTTTATCGACAGCCATTATTGAAAATGGAGGTACATCCATAACCATTCGGGCAGACGTGACCAAAAGTAAAGATGTCCAAAGATTATTTGAAGAAACCCATAGAAATTTCGGAAAAGTGGATACCTTGATCAATAATGCAGGTATTTACAAATTTGAACCTTTGGAAATGGTTACCGAAGAAGAATTTCGCCGTCAGTTCGACAGTAATGTTCTGGGAACAATTTTACCAATTCAGGAAGCTTTGAAATACTTTAATGAAAATGGCGGGAGCATTGTTAATATCAGTTCGGTTGCCAGCATAAAAGCCACTCCCTTCACGGTATTATATTCTGCCACAAAAAGCGCTGTTGATTCAATTACCAGAACATTATCAAAAGAATTAAGCGGAAAAAAAATCAGGGTCAATTCCATTTTACCGGGTCCGACTGAAACGGATGGAAATCGTGTTTTAGGAACCGAAATGGAATCCTATATTGTGGCTAATACTCCATTGGGAAGAATTGGACAGCCAAAAGACATTTCAAAACTTTCTGTTTTTCTAGCTTCTGATGATGCTTCCTGGATTACAGGACAAAAAATAAGTGTTTCTGGGGGATTTGATTGA
- a CDS encoding fumarate hydratase: protein MIDFIYQDPYPILKDETQYRKISSDFVKVEQFGEREVLTVDPKGLELLAEEALTDVSFMLRTTHLQKLKNILDDPEATDNDRFVAYNLLQNASVAAEGQLPSCQDTGTAIVMAKKGENIFTGVDDAEWLSKGIFNTYQKRNLRYSQIVPISMFEEKNSGSNLPAQIDIYAKKGTSYEFLFMAKGGGSANKTYLYQQTKSLLNDKSLDAFIRAKIKDLGTSACPPYHLALVIGGTSAEANLATVKKASAGYFDNLPTTGNMSGQAFRDLEWEERVQKICQESEIGAQFGGKYFTHDVRVIRLPRHAASCPVGLGVSCSADRNIKGKITKDGIFVEQLEVNPKQFLPETAPHLEAPVEIDLDQPMADILAKLSQYPIKTRLKLNGTVIVARDIAHAKIKELLDAGKPMPEYFKNHPVYYAGPAKTPEGMASGSFGPTTAGRMDVYVDEFQKHGGSMIMLAKGNRTKQVTDACKKYGGFYLGSIGGPAAILAQDNILKVEVVDFEELGMEAVRKITVKDFPAFIITDDKGNDFFENL from the coding sequence ATGATTGATTTTATATACCAGGATCCTTATCCTATCTTAAAAGATGAGACACAATACCGCAAAATTTCTTCAGATTTTGTAAAAGTAGAACAATTTGGAGAACGTGAAGTTTTAACCGTTGATCCAAAAGGATTAGAATTATTAGCCGAAGAAGCCTTGACAGATGTTTCGTTTATGCTGAGAACAACACATTTGCAAAAATTAAAAAACATTCTGGATGATCCGGAAGCGACCGACAATGATCGTTTTGTGGCTTACAATTTACTTCAAAATGCTTCGGTTGCTGCAGAAGGACAATTACCAAGCTGTCAGGATACCGGAACTGCAATCGTGATGGCCAAAAAAGGTGAAAACATCTTTACCGGTGTTGACGATGCTGAATGGTTAAGTAAAGGAATTTTCAATACGTACCAAAAACGCAATTTAAGATATTCGCAGATTGTGCCAATTTCGATGTTTGAAGAAAAGAATTCAGGTTCGAATCTTCCGGCACAAATTGATATTTATGCTAAAAAAGGAACTTCATATGAATTTCTATTCATGGCAAAAGGAGGCGGATCTGCCAACAAAACCTATTTATACCAACAAACAAAATCATTATTAAACGATAAATCGCTGGATGCTTTCATTCGTGCAAAAATCAAAGATTTAGGAACTTCAGCCTGCCCTCCTTATCATTTGGCTTTGGTCATTGGCGGAACTTCTGCGGAAGCAAATCTGGCTACAGTTAAAAAAGCATCTGCAGGTTATTTCGACAATCTCCCTACTACAGGAAACATGTCAGGTCAGGCATTCCGTGATTTAGAATGGGAAGAACGTGTTCAGAAAATCTGTCAGGAGAGCGAAATCGGGGCTCAGTTTGGCGGAAAATATTTTACGCATGATGTTCGTGTCATCCGTTTGCCTCGTCACGCTGCTTCCTGTCCGGTTGGATTAGGGGTTTCGTGTTCTGCTGACCGAAACATCAAAGGAAAAATCACCAAAGACGGAATCTTCGTTGAACAATTAGAAGTAAATCCTAAACAATTTTTACCGGAAACCGCACCGCATCTGGAAGCTCCGGTTGAAATTGATTTAGATCAGCCAATGGCAGATATTTTAGCAAAATTATCCCAATATCCAATCAAAACCCGTTTGAAATTAAACGGAACTGTTATTGTAGCCCGTGATATTGCACATGCAAAAATTAAAGAATTATTGGATGCCGGAAAACCAATGCCGGAATACTTTAAAAATCACCCTGTGTACTACGCCGGACCTGCAAAAACTCCTGAAGGAATGGCTTCGGGAAGTTTTGGACCAACAACTGCAGGACGTATGGACGTTTATGTGGATGAATTCCAAAAACATGGCGGAAGTATGATCATGCTCGCAAAAGGAAACCGAACCAAACAAGTTACAGATGCCTGCAAAAAATATGGCGGATTCTATTTGGGTTCTATCGGAGGCCCTGCCGCTATTCTGGCTCAGGACAATATCCTGAAAGTTGAAGTCGTTGATTTTGAAGAATTAGGAATGGAAGCCGTTCGAAAAATTACCGTAAAAGATTTCCCTGCTTTTATCATTACAGATGATAAAGGGAATGACTTTTTTGAGAATTTGTAA